One window of the Nicotiana tabacum cultivar K326 chromosome 4, ASM71507v2, whole genome shotgun sequence genome contains the following:
- the LOC107788219 gene encoding bidirectional sugar transporter N3-like, which yields MAATSGHWAFAFGVLGNIVSFIVFLSPLPTFYKIYKKKSTEGYQSIPYVVALFSSMLWIYYAFLKTNTTLLITINSFGVFIETIYVGFYLFYAPKKAKVQTVKMLLLSVVGGFGAIVLVTQFLFKGAVRGQVVGWICLVFSLCVFVAPLGIVRKVIKTKSVEYMPLLLSVFLTLSAVMWFFYGLLLKDINIAAPNVLGFIFGIVQIVLYVIYSKKEKAILKEQKLPEIQKPAVIVVDENMNNKKLPELTQEQIIDIVKLGLLVCSDKVHVASCPHDINCGVKVENIPKLQTVEA from the exons ATGGCTGCTACTTCTGGTCACTGGGCTTTTGCTTTTGGTGTCCTTG GTAACATTGTCTCGTTCATTGTGTTCCTTTCTCCCCT GCCTACCTTTTATAAAATCTACAAGAAAAAATCAACTGAAGGCTATCAATCAATTCCGTACGTGGTTGCACTCTTTAGTTCAATGCTTTGGATTTACTATGCATTTCTCAAGACCAATACGACCCTTCTCATCACTATAAACTCCTTTGGAGTTTTCATTGAAACTATCTACGTTGGTTTCTACCTTTTCTACGCGCCAAAGAAGGCCAAG GTCCAAACTGTGAAGATGCTCCTATTATCAGTGGTGGGTGGATTTGGTGCTATTGTTCTGGTTACCCAATTTCTATTCAAAGGGGCCGTTCGTGGACAAGTGGTTGGATGGATTTGCCTTGTATTTTCCTTATGTGTGTTCGTAGCACCCTTAGGCATTGTG AGAAAAGTAATAAAAACAAAGAGTGTGGAATACATGCCATTACTCCTATCAGTGTTTCTCACGTTAAGTGCAGTGATGTGGTTCTTCTATGGTCTTTTACTAAAAGACATTAACATTGCT GCTCCAAATGTATTGGGATTCATCTTTGGTATTGTCCAAATAGTGCTCTACGTAATATACAGCAAAAAGGAGAAGGCCATCTTAAAGGAGCAAAAACTTCCGGAGATACAAAAGCCAGCAGTCATAGTAGTGGATGAGAACATGAACAATAAGAAGCTCCCAGAACTGACACAGGAACAGATTATTGATATTGTGAAGCTTGGTTTACTGGTTTGCTCAGATAAAGTACACGTAGCGTCGTGTCCACATGATATTAATTGTGGAGTTAAAGTAGAAAACATACCCAAACTGCAAACTGTGGAAGCATAG